Proteins found in one Takifugu rubripes chromosome 17, fTakRub1.2, whole genome shotgun sequence genomic segment:
- the LOC101064344 gene encoding coiled-coil domain-containing protein 149 isoform X2 — translation MEAGRRSDGDGQGLLNEFMVCKQKLESKKEALLILSKELDTCQQERDQYKLMANQLRERHQGLKKKYRELIDGDPPLPPEKRKQVDLAQLLRDSRDRSGQLSEEVKELKQRLLEVQGDNKLLRMTITKQRVGDEEVGARHFPAHEREDLVRQLERAREQNELLEHSVKSLSDELQDVCAERDVFQQKAHRLNVEMNHIVGSDDARILDVDALCMENRYLHQQLNQLQEEILLLKSNIVKYKSALECRKNSKTFTKPNSSALTGVLSTKQVKELLQSEENGCSLPVTPQSISDLKSLATALLETIHEKNMVIQHQRQINKILGNRVAELEKKFQTLEMSGLWSLPGLTYNVSLGINGREKEAVILNVQPDEPESPGRKSEHPAGEGAEPQLSSSDAPNPERSSSAVPGGSEEAPSSKEDLREDDECRDGGQSLTSLNLASLNHQSKQEEQTSDTPPSAGPSAGCCPRRTFDPDGADEPPEDAGDQEDEEGVVREEISSVNGSSLVAAGSLQEQVEAESGQGAAPSEETPVGFREGK, via the exons atggaggcggGCAGGAGGAGCGACGGGGACGGACAGGGGCTCCTGAACGAG TTCATGGTTTGTAAGCAGAAGCTGGAGAGTAAGAAAGAAGCCCTCCTGATCCTGTCGAAGGAGCTGGACACGTGTCAGCAGGAGAGGGACCAGTACAAACTGATGGCCAACCAGCTCCGAGAACGGCATCAAGGACTCAAGAAGAAGTACAGAGAACTCATC GACGGAgatcctcctctgcctcctgagAAACGCAAACAA GTGGATTTAGCGCAGCTGCTGAGAGACTCCAGAGACAGAAGCGGCCAACTTTCCGAGGAGGTGAAGGAACTGAAACAACGGCTGCTGGAGGTTCAGGGAGATAACAAG CTTCTTCGGATGACCATCACCAAGCAGAGGGTGGGGGACGAAGAGGTCGGCGCCCGGCACTTTCCTGCCCACGAACGCGAAGacctggtcagacagttggagagAGCTCGGGAGCAG AACGAGCTCCTGGAGCACAGCGTGAAGTCGCTCTCGGACGAGCTGCAGGACGTCTGCGCGGAGCGCGACGTGTTCCAGCAGAAGGCTCACCGCCTCAACGTGGAGATGAACCACATCGTGGGCAGCGACGACGCCCGCATCTTGGACGTGGACGCCCTCTGCATGGAGAACAG ATATTTGCACCAACAGCTCAACCAGCTCCAAGAAGAAATCCTCCTACTGAAATCAAATATAGTCAAATACAAG AGTGCCCTGGAGTGTAGGAAGAACTCTAAAACCTTCACGAAGCCCAACAGCAGCGCGCTGACGGGAGTTCTCTCCACCAAACAAG TGAAGGAATTGTTACAGTCGGAGGAAAACGGCTGCAGTTTACCCGTGACCCCTCAGTCCATCTCGGACCTGAAGTCTCTGGCCACGGCGCTGCTGGAGACCATCCACGAGAAGAACATGGTCATCCAGCACCAACGGCAGATCAACAA GATTCTGGGGAATCGAGTcgcagagctggagaagaagtTTCAAACCCTCGAAATGTCGGGATTGTGGAGTCTACCAG GCCTCACTTACAATGTTTCTTTGGGAATAAATGGAA GAGAGAAGGAGGCCGTCATCCTGAACGTGCAGCCGGATGAGCCCGAGTCTCCTGGACGGAAGAGTGAACATCCAG CTGGTGAAGGGGCGGAGCCCCAGCTGAGCTCCTCAGATGCCCCAAACCCCGAAAGGTCGTCGTCCGCGGTGCCAGGTGGCAGCGAAGAAGCGCCGTCATCGAAGGAAGACCTACGCGAGGACGACGAGTGTCGGGACGGGGGTCAGTCGCTGACCTCTCTGAATTTAGCCTCTTTGAATCACCAATCCAAGCAAGAGGAGCAGACGAGTGATACCCCTCCCTCGGCCGGGCCGTCAGCCGGCTGCTGCCCACGGCGAACTTTTGACCCGGACGGAGCGGACGAACCTCCCGAAGACGCAGGAGatcaggaggacgaggaaggtGTCGTAAGGGAGGAAATCTCCAGTGTCAATGGGTCCTCCTTAGTGGCTGCAGGTTCTCTCCAAGAGCAGGTAGAGGCGGAGTCAGGTCAGGGGGCGGCGCCTTCAGAGGAGACACCTGTGGGATTTAGGGAGGGAAAATAA
- the LOC101064570 gene encoding LOW QUALITY PROTEIN: extracellular superoxide dismutase [Cu-Zn]-like (The sequence of the model RefSeq protein was modified relative to this genomic sequence to represent the inferred CDS: inserted 2 bases in 2 codons), with amino-acid sequence MRPHGSASALAALMLLLADCQRCVLAEGNGSALPEASQNNGSLYASCNMRRSSALPEDVPQLYGHVLFKQDRPQGILRVLFHVGGFLTDAEPXAIHIHQYGDLSXGCGSTRGHYNPYGENHPNHPGDFGNFVPQEGIISAVVESKATLFGGMSAIGRAVVVHEKNDDLGQGGDAGSLLHGNAGRRLACCVIGISSPDLWNLNYPKFAERMKKN; translated from the exons ATGCGTCCACACGG GTCCGCGAGTGCATTGGCAGCGCTGATGCTTCTGCTGGCTGATTGTCAGCGCTGTGTCTTAGCTGAAGGGAACGGCTCAGCTCTTCCAGAGGCCTCCCAGAACAATGGCAGCCTGTACGCGTCCTGCAACATGAGACGCAGCAGCGCGCTGCCAGAGGATGTGCCTCAACTCTACGGTCACGTGCTGTTCAAGCAGGACCGGCCTCAGGGAATTCTCAGGGTCCTCTTTCACGTTGGTGGCTTTCTGACTGATGCCGAGC AAGCCATCCACATCCATCAGTACGGAGACCTGA CAGGGTGCGGCTCCACCCGGGGCCACTACAACCCATATGGCGAaaaccaccctaaccacccgGGAGACTTCGGGAACTTCGTGCCTCAGGAGGGAATTATCTCAGCTGTGGTTGAGTCGAAGGCGACGCTGTTCGGAGGGATGTCTGCCATTGGAAGAGCAGTGGTGGTCCACGAAAAGAACGACGACCTGGGCCAGGGCGGCGACGCCGGGAGCCTCCTGCATGGAAACGCGGGGCGGAGGCTGGCCTGCTGCGTTATTGGGATTTCCTCTCCCGATCTGTGGAACCTCAACTATCCGAAGTTTGCAGAAAGGATGAAAAAGAATTGA
- the LOC101064344 gene encoding coiled-coil domain-containing protein 149 isoform X1, whose amino-acid sequence MEAGRRSDGDGQGLLNEFMVCKQKLESKKEALLILSKELDTCQQERDQYKLMANQLRERHQGLKKKYRELIDGDPPLPPEKRKQVDLAQLLRDSRDRSGQLSEEVKELKQRLLEVQGDNKLLRMTITKQRVGDEEVGARHFPAHEREDLVRQLERAREQNELLEHSVKSLSDELQDVCAERDVFQQKAHRLNVEMNHIVGSDDARILDVDALCMENRYLHQQLNQLQEEILLLKSNIVKYKSALECRKNSKTFTKPNSSALTGVLSTKQVKELLQSEENGCSLPVTPQSISDLKSLATALLETIHEKNMVIQHQRQINKILGNRVAELEKKFQTLEMSGLWSLPGLTYNVSLGINGREKEAVILNVQPDEPESPGRKSEHPGAGEGAEPQLSSSDAPNPERSSSAVPGGSEEAPSSKEDLREDDECRDGGQSLTSLNLASLNHQSKQEEQTSDTPPSAGPSAGCCPRRTFDPDGADEPPEDAGDQEDEEGVVREEISSVNGSSLVAAGSLQEQVEAESGQGAAPSEETPVGFREGK is encoded by the exons atggaggcggGCAGGAGGAGCGACGGGGACGGACAGGGGCTCCTGAACGAG TTCATGGTTTGTAAGCAGAAGCTGGAGAGTAAGAAAGAAGCCCTCCTGATCCTGTCGAAGGAGCTGGACACGTGTCAGCAGGAGAGGGACCAGTACAAACTGATGGCCAACCAGCTCCGAGAACGGCATCAAGGACTCAAGAAGAAGTACAGAGAACTCATC GACGGAgatcctcctctgcctcctgagAAACGCAAACAA GTGGATTTAGCGCAGCTGCTGAGAGACTCCAGAGACAGAAGCGGCCAACTTTCCGAGGAGGTGAAGGAACTGAAACAACGGCTGCTGGAGGTTCAGGGAGATAACAAG CTTCTTCGGATGACCATCACCAAGCAGAGGGTGGGGGACGAAGAGGTCGGCGCCCGGCACTTTCCTGCCCACGAACGCGAAGacctggtcagacagttggagagAGCTCGGGAGCAG AACGAGCTCCTGGAGCACAGCGTGAAGTCGCTCTCGGACGAGCTGCAGGACGTCTGCGCGGAGCGCGACGTGTTCCAGCAGAAGGCTCACCGCCTCAACGTGGAGATGAACCACATCGTGGGCAGCGACGACGCCCGCATCTTGGACGTGGACGCCCTCTGCATGGAGAACAG ATATTTGCACCAACAGCTCAACCAGCTCCAAGAAGAAATCCTCCTACTGAAATCAAATATAGTCAAATACAAG AGTGCCCTGGAGTGTAGGAAGAACTCTAAAACCTTCACGAAGCCCAACAGCAGCGCGCTGACGGGAGTTCTCTCCACCAAACAAG TGAAGGAATTGTTACAGTCGGAGGAAAACGGCTGCAGTTTACCCGTGACCCCTCAGTCCATCTCGGACCTGAAGTCTCTGGCCACGGCGCTGCTGGAGACCATCCACGAGAAGAACATGGTCATCCAGCACCAACGGCAGATCAACAA GATTCTGGGGAATCGAGTcgcagagctggagaagaagtTTCAAACCCTCGAAATGTCGGGATTGTGGAGTCTACCAG GCCTCACTTACAATGTTTCTTTGGGAATAAATGGAA GAGAGAAGGAGGCCGTCATCCTGAACGTGCAGCCGGATGAGCCCGAGTCTCCTGGACGGAAGAGTGAACATCCAGGTG CTGGTGAAGGGGCGGAGCCCCAGCTGAGCTCCTCAGATGCCCCAAACCCCGAAAGGTCGTCGTCCGCGGTGCCAGGTGGCAGCGAAGAAGCGCCGTCATCGAAGGAAGACCTACGCGAGGACGACGAGTGTCGGGACGGGGGTCAGTCGCTGACCTCTCTGAATTTAGCCTCTTTGAATCACCAATCCAAGCAAGAGGAGCAGACGAGTGATACCCCTCCCTCGGCCGGGCCGTCAGCCGGCTGCTGCCCACGGCGAACTTTTGACCCGGACGGAGCGGACGAACCTCCCGAAGACGCAGGAGatcaggaggacgaggaaggtGTCGTAAGGGAGGAAATCTCCAGTGTCAATGGGTCCTCCTTAGTGGCTGCAGGTTCTCTCCAAGAGCAGGTAGAGGCGGAGTCAGGTCAGGGGGCGGCGCCTTCAGAGGAGACACCTGTGGGATTTAGGGAGGGAAAATAA
- the LOC101064344 gene encoding coiled-coil domain-containing protein 149 isoform X4, translating to MEAGRRSDGDGQGLLNEFMVCKQKLESKKEALLILSKELDTCQQERDQYKLMANQLRERHQGLKKKYRELIDGDPPLPPEKRKQVDLAQLLRDSRDRSGQLSEEVKELKQRLLEVQGDNKLLRMTITKQRVGDEEVGARHFPAHEREDLVRQLERAREQNELLEHSVKSLSDELQDVCAERDVFQQKAHRLNVEMNHIVGSDDARILDVDALCMENRYLHQQLNQLQEEILLLKSNIVKYKSALECRKNSKTFTKPNSSALTGVLSTKQVKELLQSEENGCSLPVTPQSISDLKSLATALLETIHEKNMVIQHQRQINKILGNRVAELEKKFQTLEMSGLWSLPGEKEAVILNVQPDEPESPGRKSEHPGAGEGAEPQLSSSDAPNPERSSSAVPGGSEEAPSSKEDLREDDECRDGGQSLTSLNLASLNHQSKQEEQTSDTPPSAGPSAGCCPRRTFDPDGADEPPEDAGDQEDEEGVVREEISSVNGSSLVAAGSLQEQVEAESGQGAAPSEETPVGFREGK from the exons atggaggcggGCAGGAGGAGCGACGGGGACGGACAGGGGCTCCTGAACGAG TTCATGGTTTGTAAGCAGAAGCTGGAGAGTAAGAAAGAAGCCCTCCTGATCCTGTCGAAGGAGCTGGACACGTGTCAGCAGGAGAGGGACCAGTACAAACTGATGGCCAACCAGCTCCGAGAACGGCATCAAGGACTCAAGAAGAAGTACAGAGAACTCATC GACGGAgatcctcctctgcctcctgagAAACGCAAACAA GTGGATTTAGCGCAGCTGCTGAGAGACTCCAGAGACAGAAGCGGCCAACTTTCCGAGGAGGTGAAGGAACTGAAACAACGGCTGCTGGAGGTTCAGGGAGATAACAAG CTTCTTCGGATGACCATCACCAAGCAGAGGGTGGGGGACGAAGAGGTCGGCGCCCGGCACTTTCCTGCCCACGAACGCGAAGacctggtcagacagttggagagAGCTCGGGAGCAG AACGAGCTCCTGGAGCACAGCGTGAAGTCGCTCTCGGACGAGCTGCAGGACGTCTGCGCGGAGCGCGACGTGTTCCAGCAGAAGGCTCACCGCCTCAACGTGGAGATGAACCACATCGTGGGCAGCGACGACGCCCGCATCTTGGACGTGGACGCCCTCTGCATGGAGAACAG ATATTTGCACCAACAGCTCAACCAGCTCCAAGAAGAAATCCTCCTACTGAAATCAAATATAGTCAAATACAAG AGTGCCCTGGAGTGTAGGAAGAACTCTAAAACCTTCACGAAGCCCAACAGCAGCGCGCTGACGGGAGTTCTCTCCACCAAACAAG TGAAGGAATTGTTACAGTCGGAGGAAAACGGCTGCAGTTTACCCGTGACCCCTCAGTCCATCTCGGACCTGAAGTCTCTGGCCACGGCGCTGCTGGAGACCATCCACGAGAAGAACATGGTCATCCAGCACCAACGGCAGATCAACAA GATTCTGGGGAATCGAGTcgcagagctggagaagaagtTTCAAACCCTCGAAATGTCGGGATTGTGGAGTCTACCAG GAGAGAAGGAGGCCGTCATCCTGAACGTGCAGCCGGATGAGCCCGAGTCTCCTGGACGGAAGAGTGAACATCCAGGTG CTGGTGAAGGGGCGGAGCCCCAGCTGAGCTCCTCAGATGCCCCAAACCCCGAAAGGTCGTCGTCCGCGGTGCCAGGTGGCAGCGAAGAAGCGCCGTCATCGAAGGAAGACCTACGCGAGGACGACGAGTGTCGGGACGGGGGTCAGTCGCTGACCTCTCTGAATTTAGCCTCTTTGAATCACCAATCCAAGCAAGAGGAGCAGACGAGTGATACCCCTCCCTCGGCCGGGCCGTCAGCCGGCTGCTGCCCACGGCGAACTTTTGACCCGGACGGAGCGGACGAACCTCCCGAAGACGCAGGAGatcaggaggacgaggaaggtGTCGTAAGGGAGGAAATCTCCAGTGTCAATGGGTCCTCCTTAGTGGCTGCAGGTTCTCTCCAAGAGCAGGTAGAGGCGGAGTCAGGTCAGGGGGCGGCGCCTTCAGAGGAGACACCTGTGGGATTTAGGGAGGGAAAATAA
- the LOC101064344 gene encoding coiled-coil domain-containing protein 149 isoform X5, with protein sequence MEAGRRSDGDGQGLLNEFMVCKQKLESKKEALLILSKELDTCQQERDQYKLMANQLRERHQGLKKKYRELIDGDPPLPPEKRKQVDLAQLLRDSRDRSGQLSEEVKELKQRLLEVQGDNKLLRMTITKQRVGDEEVGARHFPAHEREDLVRQLERAREQNELLEHSVKSLSDELQDVCAERDVFQQKAHRLNVEMNHIVGSDDARILDVDALCMENRYLHQQLNQLQEEILLLKSNIVKYKSALECRKNSKTFTKPNSSALTGVLSTKQVKELLQSEENGCSLPVTPQSISDLKSLATALLETIHEKNMVIQHQRQINKILGNRVAELEKKFQTLEMSGLWSLPGEKEAVILNVQPDEPESPGRKSEHPAGEGAEPQLSSSDAPNPERSSSAVPGGSEEAPSSKEDLREDDECRDGGQSLTSLNLASLNHQSKQEEQTSDTPPSAGPSAGCCPRRTFDPDGADEPPEDAGDQEDEEGVVREEISSVNGSSLVAAGSLQEQVEAESGQGAAPSEETPVGFREGK encoded by the exons atggaggcggGCAGGAGGAGCGACGGGGACGGACAGGGGCTCCTGAACGAG TTCATGGTTTGTAAGCAGAAGCTGGAGAGTAAGAAAGAAGCCCTCCTGATCCTGTCGAAGGAGCTGGACACGTGTCAGCAGGAGAGGGACCAGTACAAACTGATGGCCAACCAGCTCCGAGAACGGCATCAAGGACTCAAGAAGAAGTACAGAGAACTCATC GACGGAgatcctcctctgcctcctgagAAACGCAAACAA GTGGATTTAGCGCAGCTGCTGAGAGACTCCAGAGACAGAAGCGGCCAACTTTCCGAGGAGGTGAAGGAACTGAAACAACGGCTGCTGGAGGTTCAGGGAGATAACAAG CTTCTTCGGATGACCATCACCAAGCAGAGGGTGGGGGACGAAGAGGTCGGCGCCCGGCACTTTCCTGCCCACGAACGCGAAGacctggtcagacagttggagagAGCTCGGGAGCAG AACGAGCTCCTGGAGCACAGCGTGAAGTCGCTCTCGGACGAGCTGCAGGACGTCTGCGCGGAGCGCGACGTGTTCCAGCAGAAGGCTCACCGCCTCAACGTGGAGATGAACCACATCGTGGGCAGCGACGACGCCCGCATCTTGGACGTGGACGCCCTCTGCATGGAGAACAG ATATTTGCACCAACAGCTCAACCAGCTCCAAGAAGAAATCCTCCTACTGAAATCAAATATAGTCAAATACAAG AGTGCCCTGGAGTGTAGGAAGAACTCTAAAACCTTCACGAAGCCCAACAGCAGCGCGCTGACGGGAGTTCTCTCCACCAAACAAG TGAAGGAATTGTTACAGTCGGAGGAAAACGGCTGCAGTTTACCCGTGACCCCTCAGTCCATCTCGGACCTGAAGTCTCTGGCCACGGCGCTGCTGGAGACCATCCACGAGAAGAACATGGTCATCCAGCACCAACGGCAGATCAACAA GATTCTGGGGAATCGAGTcgcagagctggagaagaagtTTCAAACCCTCGAAATGTCGGGATTGTGGAGTCTACCAG GAGAGAAGGAGGCCGTCATCCTGAACGTGCAGCCGGATGAGCCCGAGTCTCCTGGACGGAAGAGTGAACATCCAG CTGGTGAAGGGGCGGAGCCCCAGCTGAGCTCCTCAGATGCCCCAAACCCCGAAAGGTCGTCGTCCGCGGTGCCAGGTGGCAGCGAAGAAGCGCCGTCATCGAAGGAAGACCTACGCGAGGACGACGAGTGTCGGGACGGGGGTCAGTCGCTGACCTCTCTGAATTTAGCCTCTTTGAATCACCAATCCAAGCAAGAGGAGCAGACGAGTGATACCCCTCCCTCGGCCGGGCCGTCAGCCGGCTGCTGCCCACGGCGAACTTTTGACCCGGACGGAGCGGACGAACCTCCCGAAGACGCAGGAGatcaggaggacgaggaaggtGTCGTAAGGGAGGAAATCTCCAGTGTCAATGGGTCCTCCTTAGTGGCTGCAGGTTCTCTCCAAGAGCAGGTAGAGGCGGAGTCAGGTCAGGGGGCGGCGCCTTCAGAGGAGACACCTGTGGGATTTAGGGAGGGAAAATAA
- the LOC101064344 gene encoding coiled-coil domain-containing protein 149 isoform X3: MEAGRRSDGDGQGLLNEKLESKKEALLILSKELDTCQQERDQYKLMANQLRERHQGLKKKYRELIDGDPPLPPEKRKQVDLAQLLRDSRDRSGQLSEEVKELKQRLLEVQGDNKLLRMTITKQRVGDEEVGARHFPAHEREDLVRQLERAREQNELLEHSVKSLSDELQDVCAERDVFQQKAHRLNVEMNHIVGSDDARILDVDALCMENRYLHQQLNQLQEEILLLKSNIVKYKSALECRKNSKTFTKPNSSALTGVLSTKQVKELLQSEENGCSLPVTPQSISDLKSLATALLETIHEKNMVIQHQRQINKILGNRVAELEKKFQTLEMSGLWSLPGLTYNVSLGINGREKEAVILNVQPDEPESPGRKSEHPGAGEGAEPQLSSSDAPNPERSSSAVPGGSEEAPSSKEDLREDDECRDGGQSLTSLNLASLNHQSKQEEQTSDTPPSAGPSAGCCPRRTFDPDGADEPPEDAGDQEDEEGVVREEISSVNGSSLVAAGSLQEQVEAESGQGAAPSEETPVGFREGK, translated from the exons atggaggcggGCAGGAGGAGCGACGGGGACGGACAGGGGCTCCTGAACGAG AAGCTGGAGAGTAAGAAAGAAGCCCTCCTGATCCTGTCGAAGGAGCTGGACACGTGTCAGCAGGAGAGGGACCAGTACAAACTGATGGCCAACCAGCTCCGAGAACGGCATCAAGGACTCAAGAAGAAGTACAGAGAACTCATC GACGGAgatcctcctctgcctcctgagAAACGCAAACAA GTGGATTTAGCGCAGCTGCTGAGAGACTCCAGAGACAGAAGCGGCCAACTTTCCGAGGAGGTGAAGGAACTGAAACAACGGCTGCTGGAGGTTCAGGGAGATAACAAG CTTCTTCGGATGACCATCACCAAGCAGAGGGTGGGGGACGAAGAGGTCGGCGCCCGGCACTTTCCTGCCCACGAACGCGAAGacctggtcagacagttggagagAGCTCGGGAGCAG AACGAGCTCCTGGAGCACAGCGTGAAGTCGCTCTCGGACGAGCTGCAGGACGTCTGCGCGGAGCGCGACGTGTTCCAGCAGAAGGCTCACCGCCTCAACGTGGAGATGAACCACATCGTGGGCAGCGACGACGCCCGCATCTTGGACGTGGACGCCCTCTGCATGGAGAACAG ATATTTGCACCAACAGCTCAACCAGCTCCAAGAAGAAATCCTCCTACTGAAATCAAATATAGTCAAATACAAG AGTGCCCTGGAGTGTAGGAAGAACTCTAAAACCTTCACGAAGCCCAACAGCAGCGCGCTGACGGGAGTTCTCTCCACCAAACAAG TGAAGGAATTGTTACAGTCGGAGGAAAACGGCTGCAGTTTACCCGTGACCCCTCAGTCCATCTCGGACCTGAAGTCTCTGGCCACGGCGCTGCTGGAGACCATCCACGAGAAGAACATGGTCATCCAGCACCAACGGCAGATCAACAA GATTCTGGGGAATCGAGTcgcagagctggagaagaagtTTCAAACCCTCGAAATGTCGGGATTGTGGAGTCTACCAG GCCTCACTTACAATGTTTCTTTGGGAATAAATGGAA GAGAGAAGGAGGCCGTCATCCTGAACGTGCAGCCGGATGAGCCCGAGTCTCCTGGACGGAAGAGTGAACATCCAGGTG CTGGTGAAGGGGCGGAGCCCCAGCTGAGCTCCTCAGATGCCCCAAACCCCGAAAGGTCGTCGTCCGCGGTGCCAGGTGGCAGCGAAGAAGCGCCGTCATCGAAGGAAGACCTACGCGAGGACGACGAGTGTCGGGACGGGGGTCAGTCGCTGACCTCTCTGAATTTAGCCTCTTTGAATCACCAATCCAAGCAAGAGGAGCAGACGAGTGATACCCCTCCCTCGGCCGGGCCGTCAGCCGGCTGCTGCCCACGGCGAACTTTTGACCCGGACGGAGCGGACGAACCTCCCGAAGACGCAGGAGatcaggaggacgaggaaggtGTCGTAAGGGAGGAAATCTCCAGTGTCAATGGGTCCTCCTTAGTGGCTGCAGGTTCTCTCCAAGAGCAGGTAGAGGCGGAGTCAGGTCAGGGGGCGGCGCCTTCAGAGGAGACACCTGTGGGATTTAGGGAGGGAAAATAA